The following coding sequences are from one Paracoccus alcaliphilus window:
- a CDS encoding pyridoxal phosphate-dependent aminotransferase, with protein MGFLSDRLARVKPSPTIAMTTRAAELRAAGRDIIGLSAGEPDFDTPEHIREAAKSAIDQGHTRYTAVDGTPALKRAIAAKFARENGLDYTPSQVTVGSGGKHILYNALVATLNEGDEVIIPAPYWVSYPDMVLLAGGVPVIVECGIGDGFRLTPQALADAITPKTKWLILNSPSNPSGAGYDRAQMQALTEVLLDHPQVWVLSDDIYEHLVFDGFEFVTPAQVEPRLKDRVLTMNGVSKAYAMTGWRIGYGAGPEVLIRAMAKLQSQSTSNPSSISQYAAEAALEGPQDYIADSRAVFQRRRDLVVAGLNACPGIDCPVPQGAFYVYPSIAGLIGRTSAGGARIDSDEAFANALLDEEGVAVVFGAAFGLSPHFRISYATSDEQLHDAMARIRRLCEGCN; from the coding sequence ATGGGCTTTCTTTCGGACAGACTGGCGCGGGTCAAGCCATCGCCGACCATCGCCATGACCACCCGCGCGGCGGAATTGCGCGCTGCTGGCCGCGACATCATCGGATTGTCCGCCGGAGAGCCCGATTTCGACACGCCCGAACATATCCGCGAGGCCGCCAAATCCGCAATAGATCAGGGCCATACGCGCTATACCGCAGTGGACGGAACGCCCGCGCTGAAACGCGCCATTGCGGCGAAATTCGCGCGGGAAAACGGGCTGGATTATACCCCCTCGCAGGTCACGGTGGGCAGCGGGGGCAAACATATCCTCTATAACGCGCTGGTGGCGACGCTGAACGAGGGCGACGAGGTGATCATTCCCGCGCCCTATTGGGTCAGCTATCCCGATATGGTGCTGCTGGCGGGCGGGGTGCCGGTGATCGTCGAATGCGGGATCGGTGACGGCTTTCGGCTGACGCCGCAGGCACTGGCCGATGCGATCACGCCGAAAACGAAATGGCTGATCCTGAATTCGCCCTCGAACCCGTCCGGCGCGGGCTATGACCGGGCGCAGATGCAGGCGCTGACCGAGGTGCTGCTGGATCATCCGCAGGTCTGGGTGCTGTCGGACGATATCTATGAGCATCTGGTCTTTGACGGCTTCGAATTCGTCACCCCGGCGCAGGTCGAGCCGCGCCTGAAGGACCGGGTGCTGACCATGAACGGCGTCAGCAAGGCCTATGCGATGACCGGCTGGCGCATCGGCTATGGCGCCGGGCCAGAGGTGCTGATCCGGGCGATGGCCAAGCTGCAATCGCAATCGACCTCGAACCCGTCGTCGATCAGCCAATATGCCGCCGAGGCCGCGCTGGAGGGGCCGCAGGATTACATCGCCGACAGCCGCGCCGTGTTCCAGCGCCGCCGGGATCTGGTCGTGGCCGGGCTGAACGCCTGCCCCGGGATCGACTGTCCGGTGCCGCAGGGTGCCTTCTATGTCTATCCATCCATCGCGGGGCTGATCGGCCGGACCTCGGCCGGAGGCGCGCGGATCGACAGCGACGAAGCCTTCGCCAATGCACTGCTGGACGAGGAAGGCGTGGCCGTGGTCTTTGGCGCCGCCTTCGGCCTGTCGCCGCATTTCCGCATTTCCTATGCCACCAGTGACGAACAGCTGCATGATGCGATGGCGCGAATCCGCCGGTTATGCGAGGGCTGCAACTGA
- a CDS encoding succinate dehydrogenase assembly factor 2 has product MKTPPLLISTDGISLDPGSGKQGKGKGAVMAGETPQIRLRRLRMRSWRRGMKEMDLILGHFSDDELAGLSGAELDAYEALLSENDQDLYLWVTARLPGRDGAPDSAPQALDALLSRIASHAAARLGPDT; this is encoded by the coding sequence ATGAAAACGCCCCCGCTGCTGATATCGACCGATGGCATAAGCCTTGATCCGGGTTCAGGCAAGCAGGGCAAGGGAAAAGGAGCCGTCATGGCCGGGGAAACACCACAGATCAGGCTGCGGCGTCTGCGGATGCGCAGTTGGCGGCGCGGAATGAAGGAAATGGACCTGATCCTTGGCCATTTCTCGGATGATGAATTGGCCGGGCTGAGCGGGGCCGAACTGGACGCATACGAGGCGCTGCTGTCGGAAAACGATCAAGATCTGTATCTGTGGGTGACGGCGCGTTTGCCGGGCCGCGACGGGGCGCCCGATTCGGCGCCGCAGGCGCTGGATGCGCTGCTGTCGCGCATCGCGTCCCACGCGGCGGCGCGGCTGGGGCCGGATACCTAA
- a CDS encoding MarR family winged helix-turn-helix transcriptional regulator: protein MHRLMLDLVKDEFERLRRNDLTPVQALLLYNLGEAEVTAGELRSRGMYQGSNVSYNLKKLVAMGYVSHERCDMDRRAVRVRLTPAGQEVRDIVRRLFMRHADGLAMSGVLDDPPIELVNLQTRRIERFWTDQIRYIY, encoded by the coding sequence ATGCACCGGCTGATGCTGGATCTGGTCAAGGATGAATTCGAACGGCTGCGGCGAAACGATCTGACACCCGTGCAGGCGCTGCTGCTGTATAATCTGGGCGAGGCCGAGGTGACGGCGGGGGAATTGCGATCCCGCGGCATGTATCAGGGTTCGAATGTCAGCTATAACCTGAAAAAGCTGGTGGCGATGGGCTATGTCAGCCATGAACGCTGCGACATGGATCGCCGCGCGGTGCGTGTCAGGCTGACCCCGGCGGGGCAGGAGGTGCGCGATATCGTCCGCAGGCTGTTCATGCGCCACGCCGACGGGCTGGCCATGTCCGGGGTGCTGGACGATCCGCCGATCGAACTGGTCAATCTGCAAACCCGCCGGATCGAGCGTTTCTGGACCGATCAGATCCGTTACATCTATTGA
- a CDS encoding VOC family protein — protein sequence MTIRYLHTMVRVLDLDKTIAFFRLLGLEETRRVENDKARFTLVFMAPPDQPECPVELTWNWDGDEGLPSDSRHFGHLAYRVGNIYDLCQTLMDAGVTINRPPRDGHMAFVRSPDNVSIELLQQGDALPPQEPWSSMENTGHW from the coding sequence ATGACTATCCGCTATCTTCACACCATGGTCCGGGTGCTGGATCTGGACAAGACCATCGCCTTTTTCAGGCTGCTGGGGCTGGAGGAAACGCGCCGTGTGGAAAACGACAAGGCCCGCTTCACGCTGGTATTCATGGCGCCCCCCGATCAGCCGGAATGCCCGGTCGAACTGACCTGGAACTGGGACGGCGATGAGGGCCTGCCTTCGGACAGCCGCCATTTCGGCCATCTGGCCTATCGCGTGGGCAATATCTATGATCTGTGCCAGACGCTGATGGATGCCGGCGTCACCATCAACCGCCCGCCGCGTGACGGCCACATGGCCTTCGTGCGCAGCCCCGACAACGTCTCGATCGAGCTTTTGCAGCAAGGCGACGCCCTGCCCCCGCAAGAGCCGTGGTCCAGCATGGAAAACACCGGCCACTGGTAA
- the thyX gene encoding FAD-dependent thymidylate synthase: MPVTPEQQAEIDALREAPRETLRTVSEGMERHLYVPHQVLDHGFVRVVDYMGDDAAICQAARVSYGRGTKSVQNDEGLIRYLMRHWHSTPFEMCEVKFHVKLPVFVARQWIRHRTANVNEYSARYSILDREFYIPAPEHLAAQSGVNNQGRGEVLQGEEAQRVLNLLREDAMRSYDHYEAMLAQDDNQQGLARELARMNLPANIYTQWYWKVDLHNLLHFLRLRADAHAQYEIRAYADAMCRIAADWVPAAFAAFRDYRMDAVSLSAQAVAALKRRLAGEVVTQENSGMAAREWREFQEVWG, encoded by the coding sequence ATGCCCGTCACCCCCGAACAGCAGGCCGAAATCGACGCGCTGCGCGAGGCTCCGCGCGAAACGCTGCGCACCGTGTCCGAGGGGATGGAGCGCCATCTCTATGTCCCGCATCAGGTGCTGGATCACGGTTTTGTCCGGGTGGTGGATTACATGGGCGACGACGCCGCGATCTGTCAGGCGGCGCGGGTCAGCTATGGTCGCGGCACCAAGTCGGTGCAGAATGACGAGGGGCTGATCCGTTACCTGATGCGGCACTGGCACTCGACCCCCTTCGAGATGTGCGAGGTCAAGTTCCACGTCAAGCTGCCGGTTTTCGTGGCCCGCCAGTGGATCCGCCACCGCACCGCCAATGTGAACGAATATTCCGCGCGCTATTCGATCCTCGATCGCGAGTTCTATATTCCTGCGCCCGAACATCTGGCGGCGCAGTCAGGGGTGAACAATCAGGGTCGCGGAGAGGTGTTGCAGGGCGAAGAGGCGCAGCGCGTCCTGAACCTGCTGCGCGAGGATGCGATGCGCAGCTATGACCATTACGAGGCGATGCTGGCGCAGGACGACAACCAGCAGGGGCTGGCGCGAGAGTTGGCGCGGATGAACCTGCCCGCCAATATCTATACGCAATGGTACTGGAAGGTGGACCTGCACAACCTGCTGCATTTTCTGCGCCTGCGCGCCGATGCCCATGCGCAATACGAGATCCGCGCCTATGCCGATGCCATGTGCCGGATCGCGGCGGACTGGGTTCCGGCGGCCTTTGCCGCCTTCCGCGATTACCGCATGGACGCGGTCAGCCTGTCGGCGCAAGCCGTCGCCGCGCTGAAACGCCGCCTTGCCGGAGAGGTCGTGACCCAGGAAAATTCCGGCATGGCCGCGCGGGAATGGCGCGAGTTTCAGGAGGTCTGGGGCTGA
- a CDS encoding ATP-binding cassette domain-containing protein, whose translation MESAVHLKAVDISFAVKGKPPFRAVAGADLRVAEGEFVAIVGPTGSGKSTLLNAAAGLLQPSSGVVEIGGRALEGLNRSAGYLFQADALMPWKTLSR comes from the coding sequence ATGGAGTCAGCCGTTCATCTCAAGGCTGTGGACATCAGCTTTGCCGTCAAGGGCAAGCCACCCTTCCGGGCCGTGGCGGGTGCTGATCTGCGTGTGGCCGAGGGAGAGTTCGTTGCCATCGTCGGCCCGACCGGATCGGGGAAATCGACGCTGCTGAACGCGGCTGCGGGACTGTTGCAGCCCTCAAGCGGTGTGGTCGAGATCGGGGGCCGTGCACTGGAGGGGCTGAACCGCAGCGCGGGCTATCTGTTTCAGGCCGATGCGCTGATGCCGTGGAAGACCCTCTCGCGATAA
- a CDS encoding ABC transporter permease — protein sequence MPRILLLTLQILVAVVCIAFWWVLTETPLFGDPSRIQFFFSTPMDVLNQIIRWFSSGQIWYHLWITLIEAALAFVIGTVAALILGFWLARRPKLAAVFDPYVKAANALPRVVLAPIFTLWFGLGIWSKVALGVTLVFFIVFFNVYQGVKEVNRTVLQNARMLGMTERQLLRHVYLPSALSWVFSSLHVSIGFAVVGAVVGEYLGSAAGLGYLIAQAEGMFDIAGVFAGMFVLSAFVLIIDGLVTVVERRLLVWQPDNDHHR from the coding sequence ATGCCCAGAATCCTGCTGCTGACGCTTCAGATCCTTGTTGCGGTCGTCTGCATCGCCTTTTGGTGGGTGCTGACCGAGACCCCGCTGTTCGGCGATCCCTCGCGGATCCAGTTCTTCTTTTCGACGCCGATGGATGTGCTGAACCAGATCATCCGCTGGTTTTCGTCCGGGCAGATCTGGTATCACCTGTGGATCACCCTGATCGAGGCGGCCCTGGCCTTCGTCATCGGCACCGTCGCCGCGCTGATCCTGGGGTTCTGGCTGGCGCGCAGGCCGAAACTGGCGGCGGTTTTCGACCCCTATGTCAAGGCCGCCAATGCCCTGCCGCGCGTGGTTCTGGCGCCGATCTTTACCCTGTGGTTCGGTCTGGGCATCTGGTCCAAGGTCGCGCTGGGGGTCACGCTGGTCTTTTTCATCGTCTTCTTCAACGTCTATCAGGGCGTGAAAGAGGTGAACCGCACCGTGCTTCAGAACGCCCGGATGCTGGGCATGACCGAGCGGCAGTTGCTGCGCCATGTCTATCTGCCCTCGGCGCTCAGCTGGGTGTTTTCATCGCTGCATGTCTCGATCGGTTTCGCGGTCGTGGGTGCCGTGGTGGGTGAATATCTGGGTTCGGCCGCGGGACTGGGCTATCTGATCGCGCAGGCCGAGGGGATGTTTGACATCGCAGGCGTTTTCGCGGGCATGTTCGTGCTGTCGGCCTTCGTGCTGATTATCGACGGGCTGGTGACCGTCGTCGAACGCCGCCTGCTGGTCTGGCAACCCGACAATGACCACCATCGCTGA
- a CDS encoding ABC transporter substrate-binding protein: MSLKTILAAALALGAAGAASADTVRIAIGGSSCICYLPTVLAEHLGNYEKHGVDVELIDFKGGSAALKAVVGGSADVVSGYYEHTISLAAKNQQMAAFVVLDRLPGIALTVAPGKEDQVTSVKDLEGQTVGVSAPGSSTDFFLKYMLSREGLDPNSASVVGVGVGATSVAALEQGRIAAAVTLDPAITQLKARHPDLKLLVDTRQEADTRDLFGADYAGGALYTRQEWIDANPEQAQALASAIVETLHYIHETDPAEIAAQMPPNLIGEPELYIESLKASLEMISTDGVMDPAAAEAVLKVMSFNSAEIADADIDLSKTYTNEFVEKAAAE, encoded by the coding sequence ATGAGCCTGAAAACGATACTTGCCGCCGCGCTGGCGCTGGGGGCGGCGGGGGCCGCCTCGGCGGATACGGTCAGGATCGCGATTGGCGGATCAAGCTGCATCTGCTATCTGCCGACGGTTCTGGCCGAACATCTGGGCAATTACGAAAAGCATGGCGTCGATGTCGAGCTGATCGACTTCAAGGGCGGTTCGGCGGCGCTGAAGGCCGTGGTCGGCGGCAGCGCCGATGTCGTGTCGGGCTATTACGAACATACGATCAGCCTTGCCGCGAAGAACCAGCAGATGGCCGCCTTCGTGGTGCTGGACCGTTTGCCGGGTATCGCCCTGACCGTCGCGCCGGGCAAAGAGGATCAGGTGACCAGCGTCAAAGATCTGGAAGGCCAGACGGTCGGCGTGTCGGCACCGGGGTCGTCCACCGATTTCTTCCTGAAATACATGCTGTCGCGCGAAGGACTTGATCCGAATTCGGCCTCGGTCGTGGGCGTGGGCGTGGGTGCGACCTCGGTTGCGGCGCTGGAGCAGGGGCGCATCGCCGCCGCCGTCACGCTGGACCCGGCGATCACGCAGCTGAAGGCCCGCCATCCCGACCTGAAACTGCTGGTCGATACGCGGCAAGAGGCCGATACCCGCGATCTGTTCGGTGCGGATTACGCGGGCGGTGCGCTCTATACCCGTCAGGAATGGATCGACGCCAATCCCGAACAGGCGCAGGCGCTGGCCTCGGCCATCGTGGAAACGCTGCACTATATCCACGAGACCGACCCGGCCGAGATTGCCGCCCAGATGCCCCCGAACCTGATCGGAGAGCCGGAGCTGTATATCGAATCGCTGAAGGCCAGCCTTGAGATGATCTCGACCGACGGCGTCATGGACCCGGCGGCGGCCGAGGCCGTGCTGAAGGTGATGAGCTTCAACTCGGCCGAGATTGCCGATGCCGATATCGACCTGTCGAAGACCTATACCAACGAATTCGTGGAAAAGGCTGCGGCGGAATGA
- a CDS encoding glycosyltransferase family 2 protein → MTARALEEYLASQPESLIKGPIAIILIEDAAAVAETLLHHLRLGFRHILALSPEPVALPDDPKGRITNLIWNTRLPDAHVGAVNAVSKAVAPGTWLYYCYNAEFLFFPFSESRRVGEMLTFHVEERRDAMLTYVVDLYAPDLTVCPDAVDLEQAMFDRTGYYALGRMGPNGHPLERQLDFHGGLRWRFEEFVPANRRRIDRIGLFRARPDLSVTADHRFNIQEYNTYSCQWHHNLTGAIASFRVAKALVKNPGSRDQIGSFVWRSSHRFEWSSQQLMDLGLTEPGQWF, encoded by the coding sequence ATGACGGCAAGGGCACTTGAGGAATATCTGGCCAGCCAGCCCGAATCCCTGATCAAGGGCCCCATCGCCATCATCCTGATCGAGGATGCCGCCGCTGTCGCCGAAACCCTGCTGCATCACCTGCGGCTGGGCTTTCGCCACATCCTTGCCTTGTCGCCCGAACCCGTTGCCCTGCCCGACGATCCCAAGGGGCGCATCACCAATCTGATCTGGAACACCCGCCTGCCCGACGCCCATGTCGGCGCGGTGAACGCGGTCTCGAAGGCGGTCGCGCCGGGCACCTGGCTTTATTACTGCTATAATGCCGAATTCCTGTTCTTCCCCTTCTCGGAAAGCCGCCGCGTGGGCGAGATGCTGACCTTCCATGTCGAGGAACGGCGCGACGCGATGCTGACCTATGTGGTCGATCTCTATGCGCCCGACCTGACCGTATGCCCCGATGCCGTGGATCTGGAACAGGCGATGTTCGACCGCACCGGCTATTACGCGCTTGGCCGCATGGGCCCGAACGGCCACCCGCTGGAACGGCAGCTGGATTTCCACGGCGGGCTGCGCTGGCGGTTCGAGGAATTCGTGCCCGCCAATCGCCGCCGCATCGACCGGATCGGGCTGTTCCGCGCCCGGCCTGACCTGTCCGTGACCGCCGATCACCGCTTCAACATTCAGGAATACAACACCTATTCCTGCCAGTGGCACCACAACCTGACCGGGGCCATCGCCTCTTTCCGGGTTGCCAAGGCGCTGGTGAAAAATCCGGGTTCACGCGATCAGATCGGCAGCTTTGTCTGGCGCAGCTCGCACCGCTTCGAGTGGTCGTCGCAGCAACTGATGGATCTGGGCCTGACCGAACCGGGGCAATGGTTCTGA
- the infC gene encoding translation initiation factor IF-3: MARRPHNAPPTRDTGPRTNERIRVAEIRLIGPDGENVGVVPPSVGMQMAQDSGLDLVEISPNASPPVCKVMDLGKFKYEQQKREAEARKKQKVIDVKEVKFRPGTDDHDYDVKMRNVMRFLEGGDKVKITLRFRGREMAHQELGLELLNRVKGDVGETGKVESMPKLEGRQMVMMISPR, from the coding sequence ATAGCCCGCAGACCGCATAATGCACCGCCCACCCGTGACACCGGCCCACGCACCAACGAACGCATTCGCGTGGCCGAAATCCGCCTGATCGGCCCTGACGGAGAAAATGTCGGCGTCGTGCCGCCGTCCGTCGGGATGCAGATGGCTCAGGACAGCGGGTTGGACCTGGTCGAGATTTCGCCGAATGCGAGCCCGCCTGTCTGCAAGGTGATGGACCTCGGCAAGTTCAAATACGAACAGCAGAAACGCGAAGCCGAGGCGCGCAAGAAGCAAAAGGTCATCGACGTCAAGGAGGTCAAGTTCCGTCCGGGGACTGACGACCATGACTATGATGTCAAGATGCGCAATGTGATGAGGTTTCTTGAAGGCGGCGACAAGGTCAAGATCACCCTGCGCTTCCGTGGTCGCGAAATGGCGCACCAGGAGCTGGGGCTGGAACTGTTGAACCGCGTCAAGGGCGATGTGGGCGAGACCGGCAAGGTCGAATCCATGCCCAAGCTGGAAGGCCGCCAGATGGTGATGATGATCTCGCCCCGTTAA
- the dut gene encoding dUTP diphosphatase, which yields MAKGPVIRIKRVPGADHTQPLPRYETSGAAGADLRADLPADLRAAGIVLAPGQRQLIQTGLVLEIPEGWEVQVRPRSGLALKHGIALVNAPGTIDSDYRGPLGVILINLGQEPWRIGHGDRIAQMIVAPAPQAVFEEADELSDTARGAGGFGSTGAGEVLRG from the coding sequence ATGGCCAAAGGACCAGTCATCAGGATCAAGCGGGTTCCGGGCGCGGATCACACGCAGCCCTTGCCGCGATACGAGACGTCGGGCGCGGCGGGCGCCGATCTGCGCGCCGATCTGCCAGCCGATCTGCGCGCGGCGGGCATCGTGCTGGCACCGGGCCAGCGCCAGTTGATCCAGACCGGTCTGGTGCTGGAAATCCCCGAGGGCTGGGAGGTTCAAGTCAGGCCGCGTTCCGGGCTGGCGCTGAAACACGGCATCGCTCTGGTCAATGCGCCCGGCACCATTGACAGCGATTATCGCGGCCCGCTGGGGGTGATCCTGATCAATCTGGGGCAAGAGCCGTGGCGCATCGGGCATGGCGACCGGATCGCGCAGATGATCGTCGCCCCCGCGCCTCAGGCCGTGTTCGAGGAAGCGGACGAATTGTCCGATACCGCGCGCGGGGCGGGGGGCTTTGGCTCGACCGGCGCGGGCGAGGTTCTGCGCGGCTGA
- a CDS encoding HesA/MoeB/ThiF family protein: MAGLWLFAAIGVAAFLGLSRRIAALMAVALWLGIVALHGAAPGSRAAAMAGGDIRVWLLLGGIVALILGYRAVLRRLGAHAITPEAPPPAPDVMSDTEIERYARHLVLRDIGGAGQQRLRDARVLIVGAGGLGAPVGLYLAAAGVGRITIADGDTVGLSNLQRQVIFRSDQCGQDKARAAAANLAELNPHVRVTPIGPVTPDDAALVAAHDLVLDGTDSHASREIVNRLCVQAGVPLIAGSIAQWDGQVTLYDPARGGPCMACLFPQAPDPALAPPCAEVGVIGPLPGVIGSMMAMEAIKHLTGAGQGLRGRMLIFDGLYGESRMIGVTPRKDCDICGCVNS; this comes from the coding sequence ATGGCGGGGTTGTGGCTCTTTGCAGCCATCGGGGTGGCGGCTTTTCTGGGCCTGTCGCGACGGATTGCGGCGCTGATGGCGGTGGCGCTGTGGCTGGGCATTGTGGCCCTGCATGGCGCAGCGCCGGGCAGTCGCGCGGCGGCGATGGCCGGGGGCGATATCCGCGTCTGGCTGCTGCTGGGCGGGATCGTCGCGCTGATCCTTGGCTATCGCGCTGTGCTGCGCCGTCTCGGCGCCCATGCGATCACGCCCGAAGCGCCGCCACCCGCGCCCGATGTCATGAGCGACACCGAGATCGAACGTTACGCCCGCCATCTGGTGCTGCGCGATATCGGCGGGGCGGGCCAGCAGCGGCTGCGCGATGCGCGGGTGCTGATCGTCGGCGCAGGTGGGCTGGGCGCGCCGGTCGGGCTCTATCTGGCGGCGGCGGGGGTGGGGCGGATCACCATTGCCGATGGCGATACGGTCGGCCTGTCCAACCTGCAACGGCAGGTGATCTTTCGCAGCGACCAATGCGGTCAGGACAAGGCCCGCGCCGCCGCCGCCAATCTGGCGGAACTGAACCCGCATGTGCGCGTGACCCCCATCGGGCCGGTAACCCCCGATGATGCGGCGCTGGTCGCGGCGCATGATCTGGTGCTGGACGGGACCGACAGCCATGCCAGCCGCGAGATCGTCAACCGGCTGTGCGTGCAGGCGGGGGTGCCGCTGATCGCGGGCTCGATCGCGCAATGGGACGGGCAGGTGACGCTTTATGACCCCGCGCGCGGCGGCCCCTGCATGGCCTGCCTGTTTCCGCAGGCCCCCGATCCGGCGCTGGCGCCGCCCTGTGCCGAGGTGGGCGTCATCGGCCCCTTGCCCGGCGTCATCGGCAGCATGATGGCGATGGAGGCGATCAAGCATCTGACCGGCGCGGGGCAGGGGCTGCGTGGCCGGATGCTGATCTTTGACGGGCTTTACGGTGAAAGCCGGATGATCGGCGTCACCCCGCGCAAAGATTGCGATATTTGCGGATGCGTCAATTCGTGA